GGGTGCTTCATCCGCCCGAAAGGTTTGAAGCTAGTCGAACTTCCCCAGCGCCCACGCCGCCGCGCGCCGCACACCCGGATCGGGATCGGACGCCAGGAGCCGCGTCAGGGCGGGGACGGAGGATGCATCCTCCAATCGACCCAGCGCGCGTGCCACGGCGCGGCGCACGCGCGGCTCGCGGTCGCCGGTGAGGCGGGCGACGCTGGTGGCGGCCTCGCGGCTGCGCGTGTGCCCCAGCGCCCACACCGCCCCGCCGCGCACCT
The Longimicrobium sp. DNA segment above includes these coding regions:
- a CDS encoding HEAT repeat domain-containing protein; its protein translation is VRGGAVWALGHTRSREAATSVARLTGDREPRVRRAVARALGRLEDASSVPALTRLLASDPDPGVRRAAAWALGKFD